One part of the Mycosarcoma maydis chromosome 18, whole genome shotgun sequence genome encodes these proteins:
- a CDS encoding putative dolichyl-phosphate-mannose--protein mannosyltransferase gives MSSPAANSRRFAAGFDPYSPATTVDSDHADLSSDSAALKAKEAGFQPPSSNTPKVNKYAHLIPVHQQRKPPNFEIVLWTLRQEEVIGLIYTLFSLITRLWGIGNSNVVVWDEAHFGKFGSHYLQQEFYFDVHPPLGKMLVGLAGLISGYRGQFEFKSGETYPADVNYIGMRVILAMFGVAMVPLAWFTSGGLNWNWRARHLLTLMVLLDNGWLVISRFILLDSMLLCFTFTTVHGLVKFLQYKSAPFTKAWWFWLAFTGASIGCVSSVKWVGLFVTALVGVFTVEDLWEKFGDLRMPVRAYVRHWCARILCLIFLPLTIYMLSFKAHFLILSRSGPGDAQMSSLFQSHLRGNDFALSPPEAAFGSKITLKNMGYGGGLLHSHVQTYPVGSQQQQVTCYHYRDNNNEFIITPPWNERALPANYSSSTEPVRMLKNNDVIRLVHDQTKRNIHSHHVAAPVTKENLEVSGYGDDQTGDDNDHWVVEVVDDMVHGKVARDAPVRSLTSRLRLRHKNLGCYMRAANAVLPQWGWKQVEVSCDKENNPKDQHTWWNIENHWNERLAPGDSQLYKSPFLRDFIHLNVAMMTSNNALIPDADKEDILASKPFDWPWLWNGLRMNSWDDNSIKFYLLGNPVIWWASSSSLLAFGATWLWYMMRRQRRIHDLSPADWAHFLYVAKLAAFGWLLHYLPFLVMARVCYLHHYLPILYFAVLMLVHLIDHFVWRPSTAVYAFGASRRKQPLSEALKNAVFVVSVVAITAAFWWFRGNSYGFKGDIKSHKGLKWRKSWNIY, from the coding sequence ATGAGTAGCCCAGCTGCTAACAGCCGCCGCTTCGCCGCCGGCTTTGACCCTTACTCGCCTGCTACCACGGTCGATTCAGATCACGCCGACCTCTCCTCGGACTCGGCCGCGCTCAAAGCAAAAGAGGCCGGCTTTCAACCGCCGTCCTCCAACACGCCCAAGGTCAACAAGTATGCGCACCTCATCCCCGTCCATCAACAGCGCAAGCCGCCCAACTTTGAAATTGTCCTCTGGACGCTGCGCCAGGAAGAAGTCATCGGCCTTATCTACACCCTTTTCTCGCTCATCACGCGTCTCTGGGGTATCGGCAATAGCAACGTCGTCGTTTGGGACGAGGCGCATTTCGGAAAATTCGGCTCGCACTACCTGCAACAGGAGTTCTACTTTGACGTCCATCCGCCTCTCGGCAAGATGCTTGTCGGCCTCGCCGGTCTCATCAGTGGCTACCGAGGTCAGTTCGAATTCAAGTCCGGGGAAACCTACCCGGCCGATGTCAACTACATCGGTATGAGGGTCATCCTTGCCATGTTTGGCGTGGCAATGGTCCCTCTCGCCTGGTTCACCAGCGGCGGTCTCAACTGGAACTGGCGCGCTCGTCACCTGCTCACGTTGATGGTTCTCCTCGACAATGGCTGGCTCGTCATCTCGCGCTTCATcctgctcgactcgatgcTCCTGTGTTTCACCTTTACCACCGTCCATGGCCTGGTCAAGTTTTTGCAGTACAAGTCGGCTCCCTTCACAAAGGCTTGGTGGTTCTGGCTCGCTTTCACTGGCGCTTCGATCGGCTGTGTCTCGTCAGTGAAATGGGTTGGTCTCTTTGTTACCGCGCTCGTCGGTGTGTTTACGGTCGAAGATCTCTGGGAAAAGTTTGGCGATCTTCGTATGCCTGTTCGCGCGTATGTGCGTCACTGGTGCGCGCGCATCCTCTGCCTGATCTTCTTGCCTCTGACCATCTACATGCTCAGCTTCAAGGCGCACTTTTTGATCCTCAGCCGGTCTGGTCCAGGCGATGCTCAGATGAGCAGTCTCTTCCAGAGCCATCTTCGCGGCAACGACTTTGCTCTCTCACCGCCCGAAGCTGCGTTTGGGTCCAAGATCACGCTCAAAAACATGGGCTACGGAGGCGGCTTGCTCCACTCGCACGTCCAGACGTACCCTGTCggatcgcagcagcagcaagtcACCTGCTATCACTACCgcgacaacaacaacgaATTCATCATCACGCCGCCTTGGAACGAGCGCGCGTTGCCGGCCAACTACTCTTCCTCCACCGAGCCCGTACGGATGCTCAAGAACAACGACGTGATCCGTCTGGTTCACGACCAGACGAAGCGTAACATTCATTCGCATCACGTCGCCGCTCCAGTCACAAAGGAGAACCTCGAGGTGTCGGGCTACGGAGATGACCAGACCGGCGACGATAACGACCATTGggtggtcgaggtggtggacgaCATGGTGCATGGCAAGGTGGCTCGCGATGCGCCTGTGCGCTCATTGACGAGCCGACTGAGGCTGCGACACAAGAACTTGGGCTGCTACATGCGTGCTGCCAATGCTGTACTGCCACAGTGGGGTTGGAAGCAGGTCGAAGTGTCGTGCGACAAGGAGAACAATCCCAAGGACCAACACACCTGGTGGAACATAGAGAATCACTGGAACGAGCGTCTTGCGCCCGGTGATTCGCAGCTTTACAAATCGCCGTTCCTGCGCGACTTTATTCACCTGAATGTGGCCATGATGACGTCGAACAACGCGCTGATTCCGGACGCGGACAAGGAAGACATTCTGGCCAGCAAGCCGTTCGACTGGCCGTGGCTGTGGAATGGACTGAGGATGAATTCCTGGGACGACAACTCGATCAAGTTCTACCTGCTCGGCAACCCGGTGATCTGGTgggcgtcgtcgtcgtcgctgctcgcgtTCGGCGCGACATGGTTGTGGTACATGATGCGACGTCAAAGGCGCATCCACGACCTCTCGCCTGCGGACTGGGCGCACTTTTTGTACGTCGCCAAACTCGCTGCGTTTGGCTGGCTGCTTCACTATCTGCCGTTTTTGGTCATGGCGCGCGTCTGCTACTTGCACCACTACCTGCCCATCCTCTACTTTGCCGTGCTCATGTTGGTGCATCTCATCGACCATTTCGTCTGGCGTCCCAGCACCGCCGTCTATGCGTTTGGCGCAAGCCGCAGAAAACAGCCGCTGTCCGAAGCGCTCAAAAACGCCGTCTTTGtcgtcagcgtcgtcgCGATCACCGCCGCATTCTGGTGGTTCAGAGGTAACAGCTATGGTTTCAAGGGTGATATTAAATCGCACAAGGGCCTCAAGTGGCGTAAGAGCTGGAACATCTACTGA
- a CDS encoding uncharacterized protein (related to DAD1 - essential subunit of the Dam1 complex) → MEVHDWYTEEGGPMGGETGFFERERSRLIADISKGVESIVANTNLLNRKIEESISVGNEFHPISELWSKFQRIMVASGIPNLSAPDAPNSSTTPHDNIQSPPDNTDHIHQHQPHSFKFLDAPSTTTSLPPGVAPGGGRIYA, encoded by the exons atggaGGTGCATGATTGGTATACGGAGGAGGGGGGGCCGATGGGGGGGGAGACGGGGTTTTTTGAGCGCGAGCGAAGCCGACTGATTGCGGATATCTCCAAG GGCGTCGAATCGATTGTGGCCAATACCAATCTGCTCAATCGAAAGATCGAAGAATCGATCAGTGTCGGTAACGAGTTCCACCCCATATCCGAACTATGGTCCAAGTTCCAACGCATCATGGTCGCCAGTGGAATACCCAACCTGTCCGCACCAGATGCGCCCAACTCGTCCACCACTCCGCACGACAACATCCAGTCCCCACCAGACAACACCGACCAcatccaccaacaccaacctCACTCGTTCAAGTTCCTAGACGCCCCCTCGACTACCACCTCTCTTCCTCCCGGTGTCGCCCCCGGCGGTGGCCGCATCTACGCCTAG
- a CDS encoding Chitin synthase 7, with protein MPAVERNAPFTKTFIRKPGQRNDTSIPLHTEAPPPLRQPTRIARAKTLTRPERSQPQVPLINPSSGGPGFSAASRSKHRFSWWTAFSLFVTFWAPSPLLSSCCGLKDKQSRQAWREKVSLVFIAILLGGFIGFITMGLNAALCPSASSHSPNTYSRIGTGGAILGVHGWAFDIAQAHHLPEAPALFSLSTSRPGSDISSLFARSTSDQSPACRGTTAAYAADASCVALNGTLLKDCPLGPLSPATFAQYGMYNQTRKIGYGWEDVESANFSNFLVLDGVVLNMSPYLKANPSPIAADVVDLAIRQQLATSPHRGRDATITFYTNPTTRNAIKCLTQKYVAGYIDKITPGCFISNLVLYCSLVVILAIVLIRFFMAVWFAWFMAGRMSSPPRPSRRRRLAPNVLPEGAMISLNSSGAAPWANKQRPPPSQPARRRRDSAQSATPSVPDSLSVHHIGDEPYVVCLVTAYSENEEGISTTLTSLSETHYSDQRKLLFVVADGMVTGSGESMSTPDVCVSLLEADPRFGTPIPMSFVSIASGKKEHNMAMVYAGHYTRATGRRTPMVVVVKCGAPEEAADSKPGNRGKRDSQMILMNFFQRVTYNDRMTPLDYDLFRKVHTLMGVTPDFFELCLMVDADTMVYPKSMKTLTNCMMRDPMIMGACGETRIANKTQSWVTMIQVYEYFISHHQAKAFESVFGGVTCLPGCFSMYRIKARKQTDDDWVPIIVKPEVTREYSQSVVTTLHQKNLLLLGEDRFLTTTLLRTFPNRKMVFCPEARCKTEVPHTFKMLLSQRRRWINSTIHNLMELVLVRDLCGTFCFSMQFVVFMDLLGTAVLPISIALTYTLVVTYCLNPPHSFTEAIPLMLLVAVIGMPALLILLATRKVVYVLWMLIYLLALPVWNFVLPVYSFWHFDDFSWGETRKVEGEAKQTGHGDEGGSATGNAVPLRRWEDWERSRLRKKKREEKRRRELERQFGSGFHNDNASDGDPDRKEAGMPLSRPGSDSFSDSVTVSDFDDDKWGNQIGGYDETLPPPVQIVRHSVWIGDQEVIIDTEDMEKMLETGWDDKAFRARNLSSASSTNALLQAQQPQYPSAVNRNRLSQMGAFATKRDAPAVPEIPARYSMYVQNNGGGRPANGHGNSNGHYEPGSYEMERTPSPGEYASLIRGGAPSPCSPGFGPAQPYGHSSAVSGGAGQYSTGSHARQRSGGANAAYNQPHQHPPQPSQPPQPPQPAQPTRPGGAPAAPPRGAGSQGSGFAGARPSNPTGRGRSYHDRFS; from the coding sequence ATGCCCGCAGTTGAGCGCAACGCCCCCTTCACAAAGACCTTTATCCGCAAGCCTGGTCAGCGCAACGACACCTCGATACCCTTGCATACAGAGGCGCCACCTCCGCTCCGTCAGCCCACGCGCATCGCCCGTGCAAAGACGCTCACTCGTCCAGAAAGGAGTCAACCCCAAGTCCCGCTGATCAACCCATCCAGTGGCGGTCCTGGCTTCTCGGCTGCCTCTCGATCCAAGCATCGCTTCTCTTGGTGGACTGCCTTTTCACTCTTTGTCACCTTTTGGGCCCCCAGTCCGCTTCTCAGCTCCTGCTGTGGCCTCAAAGACAAGCAAAGTCGTCAGGCTTGGCGCGAAAAGGTGTCACTCGTCTTTAtcgccatcctcctcggcgGCTTCATCGGCTTTATCACCATGGGCCTCAACGCCGCCCTCTGTCCATCCGCTTCGAGCCACTCACCAAACACCTACTCTCGCATCGGTACAGGCGGCGCCATTCTCGGCGTTCACGGTTGGGCTTTCGACATTGCTCAGGCGCATCATCTCCCCGAGGCCCCCGCCCTCTTCAGCCTCTCCACCTCCCGCCCCGGCTCCGACATTTCGTCGCTCTTTGCCCGCTCCACCTCCGATCAATCGCCTGCCTGTCGAGGCACCACCGCTGCCTACGCTGCCGACGCTTCCTGCGTTGCGCTCAACGGCACCCTCCTCAAAGATTGCCCCCTCGGCCCCCTCTCGCCCGCCACTTTTGCCCAGTACGGCATGTACAACCAAACCCGCAAGATCGGCTATGGATGGGAAGACGTTGAGAGCGCCAACTTTTCCAACtttctcgtcctcgacgGCGTCGTGCTCAACATGTCGCCTTACCTCAAGGCCAATCCATCGCCCATCGCcgccgacgtcgtcgacctcgccaTTCGTCAACAGCTCGCCACCAGCCCGCACCGAGGTAGAGACGCTACCATCACCTTTTACACCAACCCCACCACACGCAACGCCATCAAGTGTCTCACCCAAAAGTACGTCGCCGGCTACATTGACAAGATCACCCCGGGCTGCTTCATCTCCAACCTCGTCCTCTactgctcgctcgtcgtcattcTCGCCATCGTCCTCATCCGCTTCTTCATGGCCGTATGGTTCGCCTGGTTCATGGCCGGCCGAATGTCTTCGCCGCCACGTCCCTCTCGCCGACGCAGGCTTGCGCCCAACGTTCTTCCCGAAGGCGCCATGAtctcgctcaactcgtCCGGCGCCGCCCCCTGggccaacaagcagcgTCCACCGCCCTCGCAACCCGCGCGTCGCAGACGTGACTCGGCTCAGTCCGCTACCCCCTCGGTGCCCGACAGCCTTTCAGTGCACCACATTGGCGACGAGCCCTACGTTGTCTGTCTCGTCACCGCCTATTCCGAAAACGAGGAGGGCATCTCCACCacgctcacctcgctctcAGAAACCCACTACTCGGACCAACGCAAGCTTCTCTTTGTCGTTGCCGACGGCATGGTCACCGGTTCCGGCGAGTCGATGAGCACCCCCGACGTCTGCGTCTCGTTGCTGGAAGCCGATCCGCGCTTCGGTACGCCAATCCCCATGAGCTTTgtctcgatcgcctcggGCAAAAAGGAGCACAACATGGCCATGGTCTACGCCGGCCACTATACGCGTGCCACCGGTCGACGTACGCCCatggtcgtcgtcgtcaagtGTGGTGCCCCCGAAGAGGCCGCCGATTCCAAGCCAGGCAATCGTGGCAAGCGCGACTCGCAGATGATCCTCATGAACTTTTTCCAGCGTGTCACCTACAACGATCGCATGACGCCGCTCGACTACGATCTCTTCCGCAAGGTGCATACGCTCATGGGCGTCACGCCCGACTTTTTCGAGCTGTGCCTCATGGTCGACGCCGACACAATGGTCTACCCCAAATCCATGAAGACGCTCACCAACTGCATGATGCGCGACCCCATGATCATGGGTGCCTGTGGAGAGACGCGCATTGCCAACAAGACGCAGAGCTGGGTCACCATGATCCAGGTGTACGAATACTTTATCTCGCACCACCAGGCCAAGGCGTTCGAGTCGGTCTTTGGCGGTGTCACCTGTCTTCCCGGCTGTTTCTCCATGTACCGCATCAAGGCGCGCAAGCagaccgacgacgattgGGTACCCATCATTGTCAAGCCCGAGGTGACGCGCGAGTACAGCCAGAGCGTCGTCACCACCTTGCATCAGAAAaatctgctgctgctgggtGAAGACCGTTTTCTCACCACCACGCTCCTCCGCACGTTTCCCAATCGCAAGATGGTCTTTTGCCCCGAAGCACGCTGCAAGACCGAAGTACCCCACACGTTCAAgatgctgctctcgcaacgtcgacgatggATCAACTCGACGATTCACAACCTCATGGAGTTGGTGCTCGTGCGCGACCTGTGCGGAACCTTTTGCTTTTCGATGCAGTTTGTCGTCTTTATGGACTTGCTTGGCACCGCAGTGCTacccatctcgatcgcacTGACGTACACCTTGGTCGTCACCTACTGCCTCAATCCGCCGCATTCATTTACCGAAGCCATCCCGCTCATGTTGCTCGTCGCGGTCATCGGTATGCCAGCGTTGCTCATCCTGCTAGCCACGCGCAAGGTGGTGTACGTACTGTGGATGTTGATCTACCTCTTGGCGTTGCCCGTATGGAACTTTGTGCTTCCCGTTTACTCCTTTTGGCATTTCGACGATTTCTCGTGGGGAGAGACGCGAAAGGTAGAGGGAGAAGCCAAACAGACAGGACACGGCGACGAGGGCGGTTCAGCCACCGGAAACGCCGTGCCGCTCCGACGATGGGAGGATTGGGAACGATCTCGTCTACGCAAAAAGAAGCGCGAAGAGAAACGTCGTCGCGAGTTGGAACGCCAGTTCGGATCCGGTTTCCACAACGACAACGCTTCGGATGGCGATCCGGATCGCAAGGAAGCTGGCATGCCTCTGTCAAGACCGGGCAGCGACTCGTTCAGCGATTCGGTGACGGTGAgcgactttgacgatgacAAGTGGGGCAATCAGATTGGCGGCTACGACGAGACACTGCCCCCGCCGGTTCAGATTGTTCGGCATTCGGTGTGGATAGGCGACCAGGAAGTGATTATCGATACTGAAGATATGGaaaagatgctcgagaccGGATGGGATGACAAGGCGTTCCGTGCCAGAaacttgagcagcgccagcagcaccaacgcATTGCTTCAAGCGCAGCAACCTCAGTATCCATCGGCGGTCAATCGAAATCGATTATCACAGATGGGCGCGTTCGCAACCAAGCGCGATGCCCCCGCAGTCCCCGAGATTCCGGCGCGGTATTCGATGTATGTGCAAAACAACGGAGGTGGTAGACCAGCTAACGGCCATGGTAATAGCAATGGTCACTACGAGCCCGGAAGCTACGAGATGGAACGTACACCCAGCCCAGGCGAGTATGCTAGTTTGATACGCGGCGGTGCGCCgtcgccttgctcgcctGGTTTCGGACCGGCGCAGCCCTACGGACACTCGTCAGCCGTGAGTGGTGGTGCAGGACAGTATTCCACCGGTTCGCACGCACGCCAACGTTCAGGTGGTGCAAACGCAGCCTACAACCAACCgcatcagcatccaccACAGCCATCGCAGCCACCGCAGCCACCGCAGCCGGCGCAGCCGACCAGACCAGGCGgcgcaccagcagcaccaccgcgcGGAGCTGGATCACAGGGCAGCGGCTTTGCAGGCGCTCGACCATCCAACCCTACCGGTCGCGGCCGAAGCTATCATGATCGATTCAGTTGA
- a CDS encoding TFIIH/NER complex subunit TFB1 (related to TFB1 - subunit of RNA polymerase II transcription initiation factor TFIIH), with protein sequence MSASSSSSYMHAAVAFNKVAGTLSLHTDETVQWVPSSASSGVSGFHLKFCDIAGLQTSKAGAAQIALMLVLANAVQIASKSKVLLVFNAAQQTALEDRERFKTELAAAVGRNRASMDGASGGATPSSLPGSPAQACSPAATATATATAATRGATPDTRAATPSRIAPPASAKQPRLNDTARRKTEIELRISVIKSNASLRALHKDIVISGEMSDAEFWSHPQRQRLVRAERAKLEQRAGRNARLADPKPTPNEAGELKLSITPELIRDLFEQFPIVARAYQDNVPSKLDQASFWTRYFQSKLYHRLRTSARSAASEHIVHDDAIFDAYLEDEDNELQPRREFNPHDRLLDLQATEEDHAETGNEKDWTMRAGAERRTLPLMRRFNDHSQSLLDSALGEQERGQSKRRIVGGVGDEYPTATHSARQGDANSAQHTSSAHDADQVDDSVDWIKKHYYREIVIDDLNDSVATDKVRLNMADLEGYFSTTVQGGDEAVSSVRLNGAEDEKAVLTMHEYVAVVHKFTQTMRAWGGVQLGGFRPSAQATEACMMRIMQNLRSRTRPAQTSHTSVVPDQVFKSVISLQASTTEFLRQFWNAIAPQPDMSDHPPHRPSHNDPSIQDRLLTAKKMALNLANFHTKLDAIFPPSHPDADDVLHNIDALLAPTKNAVHIALTIARRRAMI encoded by the coding sequence ATGTCggcctcgtcatcgtcatcgtaCATGCATGCGGCGGTCGCCTTCAACAAAGTGGCTGGGACACTGTCGCTGCATACGGACGAGACGGTGCAGTGGGTACCGTCGTCTGCGTCGTCGGGCGTGTCAGGCTTCCACCTCAAGTTTTGCGACATTGCCGGGCTGCAGACGTCGAAAGCTGGTGCGGCTCAGATTGCGCTCATGCTTGTGCTGGCGAATGCGGTTCAGATCGCTTCCAAGTCCAAGGTGCTGCTCGTGTTTAATGCGGCGCAGCAGACAGCGCTCGAGGATCGCGAAAGGTTCAAGACCGAGCTGGCCGCAGCAGTCGGTAGGAATAGGGCCAGCATGGATGGTGCGTCCGGGGGAGCCACACCGTCTTCACTACCGGGTAGTCCGGCACAGGCTTGTTCTCCGGCTGCGACTGCaactgcgactgcgactgctGCGACTCGCGGTGCAACGCCAGATACGCGAGCTGCTACACCGTCGCGCATCGCTCCGCCGGCATCTGCCAAGCAGCCCAGGCTCAACGACACAGCTCGGCGCAAGACCGAGATTGAACTTCGGATCAGCGTGATCAAATCGAATGCGTCACTTCGAGCACTGCACAAGGACATTGTCATCTCGGGAGAGATGTCGGATGCTGAATTCTGGTCGCATCCGCAACGGCAGCGACTCGTGCGCGCCGAGCGTGCCAAGCTGGAACAGCGTGCCGGACGCAacgctcgactcgccgATCCGAAACCGACCCCGAATGAAGCGGGCGAGCTGAAGCTGAGCATCACACCGGAGCTGATCCGCGATCTGTTTGAACAGTTCCCCATTGTAGCTCGAGCGTACCAAGACAACGTGCCGTCCAAGCTGGACCAGGCGTCGTTCTGGACGAGATACTTCCAGTCCAAGCTGTACCATCGCTTAAGGACCAGTGCGCGATCCGCGGCTTCCGAGCACATTGTGCACGACGATGCCATCTTTGATGCATACctcgaggacgaggataACGAGTTGCAGCCCAGACGCGAGTTCAACCCGCACGATCGCTTGTTGGATCTGCAAGCGACCGAGGAGGATCACGCCGAGACGGGGAATGAGAAGGACTGGACCATGCGCGCCGGAGCCGAGCGCAGGACGTTGCCGTTGATGCGCCGCTTCAACGACCATTCGCAGTCCTTGTTGGATTCAGCGTTGGGCGAACAAGAGCGAGGCCAGAGCAAGCGCAGGATCGTCGGGGGTGTTGGCGACGAGTACCCCACTGCCACTCATTCAGCACGCCAGGGTGATGCCAACTCTGCCCAGCACACTTCAAGCGCACATGATGCTGACCAAGTCGACGATTCTGTGGATTGGATCAAGAAGCACTACTACCGggaaatcgtgattgacgacCTCAATGATTCGGTTGCGACCGACAAGGTTCGACTGAACATGGCGGATCTCGAGGGGTATTTTTCGACTACTGTGCAGGGTGGAGATGAAGCGGTGTCTAGTGTGAGGTTGAATGGAGCAGAGGATGAGAAGGCGGTCTTGACCATGCACGAGTATGTGGCGGTGGTGCACAAATTTACGCAGACGATGCGTGCGTGGGGGGGAGTGCAGTTGGGCGGGTTTCGGCCTAGTGCGCAGGCGACAGAGGCGTGTATGATGCGGATCATGCAGAACTTGCGATCGCGCACACGTCCTGCTCAGACCAGTCACACGAGTGTGGTACCTGATCAAGTGTTCAAGTCTGTCATCAGCCTGCAAGCCAGTACGACCGAGTTCCTCCGTCAGTTCTGGAACGCTATTGCTCCACAACCCGACATGTCCGACCATCCTCCACACCGACCATCGCACAAcgatccatccatccaAGATCGCTTGCTCACAGCCAAGAAAATGGCACTCAATCTAGCCAACTTCCACACGAAACTCGATGCCATCTTTCCACCATCACACCCAGATGCCGACGACGTATTGCACAACATCGACGCTTTACTAGCTCCCACGAAAAACGCCGTCCATATCGCCCTCACAATCGCCCGCCGTAGAGCCATGATTTGA